From Achromobacter spanius, a single genomic window includes:
- a CDS encoding tripartite tricarboxylate transporter permease: MISQALVDLWYGFGVAFQWHNLMWSFFGVLVGNLIGVLPGMGALSAISILLPLTYVMQPVPAILMLAGIFYGSQYGGAIGAILLNLPSHPPHAVTCLDGYPLTKQGKGGTALGITMICSFFAASVGIIVMIFASPLLVEIAFKFGPTEIFSIMLLGLLAGATMSRGSPLKGVAMTLFGLMCGVVGTDVNTGTIRFSFGLLDLSDGLELVAISMGLFGVADFLMSVNRMTIIGSGAKLRLRDMRPSKQELKTAFWPMVRGTAVGTLFGAMPGTGPTITTFVAYALERKVSKTPEKFGTGMIAGVASPEASSHSKTQVDFIPTMSLGIPGDAVMALILGALLIQGIQPGPQLITEHPDIFWGLIASFWVGNVLLMVLNVPLIGVWVKLLQVPYRYLFPSALFFIAVGVYSTQNSLFQIWEVLAFGVIGAVLMTLEFSVAPILLGFVLGPMVEENFRRALLLSRGDLAVFVERPISAWFIGASALLIALQVWAFVRRNKGKNKPQVPQTA; this comes from the coding sequence ATGATTTCTCAAGCTTTGGTAGACCTTTGGTACGGCTTCGGCGTCGCGTTCCAATGGCACAACCTGATGTGGTCGTTCTTCGGCGTGCTGGTGGGCAACCTCATCGGCGTGCTGCCCGGCATGGGCGCGCTGTCCGCGATTTCCATCCTCCTGCCGTTGACCTACGTCATGCAGCCCGTGCCCGCCATCCTGATGCTGGCCGGCATTTTCTATGGCTCGCAGTACGGCGGCGCGATCGGCGCCATCCTGCTCAACCTGCCTTCGCACCCGCCGCACGCGGTCACGTGTCTTGATGGTTATCCATTGACCAAGCAGGGCAAGGGCGGAACAGCGCTCGGCATCACGATGATCTGCTCGTTCTTCGCGGCGTCGGTCGGCATCATCGTCATGATCTTTGCCTCGCCGCTGCTGGTGGAGATCGCGTTCAAGTTCGGCCCGACCGAAATCTTCTCGATCATGCTGCTGGGCTTGTTGGCAGGCGCCACTATGTCCCGCGGCTCGCCGCTCAAGGGCGTGGCGATGACGCTGTTCGGCCTGATGTGCGGCGTGGTCGGCACCGACGTGAACACGGGCACCATCCGGTTTTCGTTCGGCCTGCTCGACCTCTCCGATGGCCTGGAGCTGGTCGCGATCTCGATGGGCCTGTTCGGCGTGGCCGACTTCCTGATGAGCGTGAACCGCATGACCATCATCGGCAGCGGCGCCAAGCTGCGTCTGCGCGACATGCGGCCCAGCAAGCAGGAACTGAAGACCGCCTTCTGGCCCATGGTGCGCGGCACGGCCGTCGGCACACTGTTCGGCGCCATGCCCGGCACCGGCCCGACCATCACCACGTTCGTCGCCTACGCGCTGGAACGCAAGGTCTCCAAGACGCCCGAGAAGTTCGGCACCGGCATGATCGCCGGCGTGGCATCGCCGGAAGCCTCGTCGCACTCCAAGACGCAGGTCGACTTCATCCCGACGATGAGCCTGGGCATTCCGGGCGACGCCGTGATGGCGCTGATCCTGGGCGCGTTGCTGATCCAGGGCATCCAGCCCGGCCCGCAGCTCATCACCGAGCATCCGGACATCTTCTGGGGCCTGATCGCCAGCTTCTGGGTGGGCAACGTGCTGCTCATGGTGCTGAACGTGCCGCTCATCGGCGTGTGGGTCAAGCTGCTGCAAGTGCCTTACCGCTACCTCTTCCCGTCCGCGCTGTTCTTCATCGCGGTGGGCGTCTACAGCACGCAGAACAGTCTCTTCCAGATCTGGGAAGTGCTGGCCTTCGGCGTGATCGGCGCGGTGCTGATGACGTTGGAGTTCTCGGTGGCGCCCATTCTGCTGGGCTTCGTGCTCGGCCCCATGGTCGAAGAGAACTTCCGCCGTGCACTGCTGCTGTCGCGCGGTGACCTGGCTGTGTTCGTCGAACGTCCGATCAGCGCGTGGTTCATTGGCGCAAGCGCCTTGCTGATCGCGCTGCAGGTCTGGGCCTTCGTGCGCCGCAACAAGGGCAAGAACAAACCCCAGGTGCCGCAGACGGCCTGA
- a CDS encoding 2-hydroxyacid dehydrogenase: MHILFACPHHDPDAWVPRLEAAMPGCRISVWNPDGPPSGAEVALVWRPPAQLFQHETGLQTLFNLGAGVDALLKMPEIPAHVRIVRLEDAGMSVQMAEYALYALLRVSRDFEAFDQAQARQHWDTREGTRQADWPVGVLGLGQVGARVAQTLAEFGYPVAGWSRSPREIPGVESFAGEAALPAFLGRTRFLVNVLPLTPDTQGILNRETLSQLLPDAHLVNVGRGEHLVEDDLVQMLEEGEIAGATLDVFRTEPLPKDHPFWHDPRVHVTPHIAARTLRDESIEQIAGKVAQLMRGESITGVVERSRGY, translated from the coding sequence ATGCACATTCTCTTTGCTTGTCCCCATCACGATCCTGACGCCTGGGTGCCTCGCCTCGAGGCCGCCATGCCCGGTTGCCGTATTTCGGTATGGAATCCCGACGGCCCGCCGTCTGGTGCGGAGGTCGCGCTGGTATGGCGCCCGCCAGCCCAGCTCTTCCAGCACGAAACCGGCTTGCAGACGCTCTTTAATCTGGGCGCGGGCGTCGATGCCTTGCTGAAGATGCCGGAGATTCCCGCACACGTGCGCATCGTGCGCCTCGAAGACGCCGGCATGTCGGTGCAGATGGCCGAATACGCGCTGTATGCGCTGCTGCGCGTCTCGCGCGATTTCGAAGCCTTCGACCAGGCGCAGGCACGCCAGCATTGGGACACGCGCGAAGGCACCCGGCAGGCCGACTGGCCCGTGGGCGTTCTTGGGCTGGGGCAGGTCGGAGCGCGCGTTGCGCAGACGCTGGCCGAATTCGGCTATCCCGTTGCCGGCTGGTCGCGCTCGCCGCGCGAGATTCCCGGTGTCGAATCCTTCGCCGGCGAGGCCGCCTTGCCCGCCTTCCTCGGCCGCACGCGCTTTCTGGTCAACGTCCTGCCGCTGACGCCCGATACCCAAGGCATCCTGAACCGCGAGACGCTGTCGCAGTTGCTGCCCGATGCGCATCTGGTCAACGTGGGGCGCGGCGAGCATCTGGTCGAAGATGATCTGGTGCAGATGCTCGAAGAAGGCGAAATCGCGGGCGCCACGCTCGACGTCTTCCGCACCGAACCGCTGCCGAAAGACCACCCGTTCTGGCACGACCCGCGCGTCCACGTTACGCCGCATATCGCCGCGCGCACGCTGCGCGACGAAAGCATCGAACAGATCGCCGGCAAGGTCGCGCAACTGATGCGCGGCGAATCCATCACCGGCGTGGTGGAGCGCTCGCGCGGCTACTGA
- a CDS encoding LysR family transcriptional regulator — protein sequence MQDLNDLYYFSQVVEQGGFSAAARALDIPKSRLSRRISHLEESLGVRLLQRTTRRLRLTSAGERYLHYCREMAASARAADDAMRQLQAEPTGPVIVSCPVSIAQDVLAPLLPEFLDAWPAISVQLLVTNRRVDLIREGVDLALRVRTKLDTDAELVVRHLGTARGTLVASPGYLQRHGAPDTPQDLASHVTLSFSDPQNEVRWPLRNDKGEEVQIELKPQLSCNDFIVLTEAAVRGRGIALLPSIATQEELRRGQLVPVLPQWQSPEGIVHCIYPSRRGMMPAVRTLLDFLSQRLPSMYQRLEKAVTPAPQ from the coding sequence ATGCAAGATCTCAATGACCTCTACTACTTTTCGCAAGTCGTCGAGCAAGGAGGCTTCAGCGCCGCGGCGCGCGCGCTGGACATTCCAAAATCCCGTCTATCCCGCCGCATATCCCACCTGGAAGAAAGCCTGGGCGTGCGCCTTTTGCAGCGCACGACACGCCGGCTTCGGCTGACGTCCGCCGGCGAGCGCTACCTGCACTACTGCCGGGAGATGGCCGCGTCGGCGCGGGCGGCGGACGATGCCATGCGGCAATTGCAGGCGGAGCCGACCGGCCCCGTGATCGTGAGCTGCCCCGTGTCGATCGCGCAGGACGTGTTGGCCCCGCTGCTGCCGGAATTCCTGGATGCGTGGCCCGCGATATCGGTGCAATTGCTGGTGACCAACCGGCGGGTGGACCTGATCCGCGAAGGCGTGGACCTGGCGCTGCGGGTGCGCACGAAGCTCGACACGGACGCGGAACTGGTTGTCCGGCACCTGGGCACGGCGCGCGGCACGCTGGTGGCAAGTCCCGGATATCTGCAGCGCCACGGCGCGCCGGATACGCCGCAGGACCTGGCGTCGCATGTGACGCTGAGCTTCAGCGATCCGCAAAACGAAGTGCGGTGGCCGCTGCGCAATGACAAGGGCGAAGAGGTGCAGATCGAATTGAAGCCGCAACTGTCGTGCAACGACTTCATCGTGCTGACGGAAGCGGCCGTGCGTGGACGCGGCATCGCGTTGCTGCCGTCGATTGCCACGCAGGAGGAACTGCGCCGCGGGCAACTGGTGCCGGTGCTGCCGCAATGGCAGTCGCCCGAGGGCATCGTGCACTGCATCTATCCGTCACGGCGGGGCATGATGCCCGCCGTGCGGACGCTGCTGGATTTTCTGTCGCAGCGTTTGCCCTCGATGTACCAGCGGCTGGAGAAAGCCGTGACGCCCGCGCCTCAGTAG